Proteins encoded by one window of Mustela erminea isolate mMusErm1 chromosome 7, mMusErm1.Pri, whole genome shotgun sequence:
- the STON1 gene encoding stonin-1 isoform X2 — MKNSPLSDTAYLIHRQDHSLVPKMCSANPGNWVTFDDDSAFQSSQKSKNLPQENQSICRPNGLKLNLSGAKEFPSGPSSANSTPLSSPIIDFYFSPGPPSNSPLSTPTKDFPGFPGIPKGGTHMLYPIPESSSNSPFTAPGAGSSVLSSKPTCLSHASLPSDHSCTHPAPKVGLPDEVGPPQAESLGFQNDAPQFQYFREDCAFSSPFWKDEGSASQFAFDPSGSRKMYPSRDKEMHLDQKSLNQGSFNYICEKLEHLQSAGDQDSYGNLSMQCLYAEDTASSFVPHTLFRSQPKPGWSFMLRIPEKKNMMSSRQWGPIFLKVLPGGILQMYYEKGLEKPFKELQLDPHCRLSEPKVENFSVAGKIHTVKIEHVSYTEKRKYHSKTEVVHEPDIDQMLKLGSTEYHDFLDFLTTVEEELTKLPPVSKPKKNYEEQEISLEIVDNFWGKITKEEGKLVESAVITQICCLCFVNGNTECFLTLNDLELQKRNERYFEKDPEKKGIDILDHHFHKCVKAQEFEQSRIIKFVPLDACRFELMRFKTLYNGEDLPFSLKSMVVVQGAYVELQAFVNMASLAQRPSCASALRSCDNIMIHFPVPSQWIKALWTMNLQRQKSLKAKMNRRACLGNLHEPESEPVIQVTVGSAKYESAYRAIIWKIDRLPDKNSSPDHPHCLSYKLELGSDQEIPSDWYPFATVQFGMLDTCASRTEVRSLGVESDVQPQKHVHQRACYNIQVEIEKKRIKIDGEDPDRADDCVTQ, encoded by the exons ATGAAGAACTCGCCTCTTTCAG ATACAGCATATCTGATTCATAGACAAGACCACAGTCTGGTTCCAAAGATGTGTTCTGCAAACCCAGGCAACTGGGTCACATTTGATGATGATTCTGCCTTTCAGTCTTCTCAAAAGTCAAAGAATTTACCTCAGGAGAATCAAAGCATCTGTAGGCCCAATGGACTTAAGCTGAACCTTTCTGGTGCTAAGGAATTTCCCAGCGGACCTTCCTCTGCCAACAGTAcccccctttcctctcccatcATAGACTTTTACTTTAGTCCAGGACCTCCGAGTAATTCTCCTCTTTCTACACCTACCAAGGACTTCCCCGGTTTTCCTGGCATCCCCAAAGGAGGGACTCATATGCTTTATCCTATCCCAGAATCATCCTCAAACAGTCCATTTACAGCACCAGGAGCAGGCTCCTCCGTACTGTCGTCTAAACCGACCTGTTTATCCCATGCTTCCTTACCCAGTGACCACTCATGTACACATCCAGCTCCCAAAGTGGGTCTTCCAGATGAAGTTGGCCCTCCCCAGGCTGAAAGCCTAGGGTTCCAAAATGATGCCCCCCAGTTTCAGTATTTTCGGGAGGACTGTGCTTTTTCAAGTCCATTTTGGAAAGATGAAGGCAGTGCTTCCCAGTTTGCCTTTGACCCTTCAGGAAGCAGAAAGATGTACCCatcaagagacaaagagatgCATCTTGATCAAAAAAGCTTAAATCAGGGTTCATTTAACTACATCTGTGAGAAACTTGAACATCTCCAATCAGCTGGGGACCAAGACTCATATGGAAATTTGTCTATGCAGTGTCTATATGCTGAAGACACCGCCTCTTCCTTTGTCCCCCACACACTTTTCAGGAGTCAGCCAAAACCTGGATGGTCTTTCATGTTGAGAATTCCCGAGAAGAAGAATATGATGTCCTCCCGTCAGTGGGGACCAATTTTTCTAAAAGTCTTACCTGGGGGAATTTTGCAAATGTATTATGAGAAGGGGTTAGAAAAACCATTTAAGGAGTTACAGCTTGATCCACATTGCCGGCTTTCTGAACCCAAAGTTGAGAACTTTAGTGTAGCAGGAAAAATCCATACTGTGAAGATTGAACATGTGTCTtacacagaaaaaaggaaatatcactCTAAGACAGAAGTAGTTCATGAACCAGACATTGACCAGATGCTGAAGTTAGGGTCCACAGAGTACCACGATTTCCTCGACTTCCTGACTACCGTGGAGGAGGAGCTAACAAAGCTGCCACCTgtttcaaaaccaaaaaagaactaCGAGGAACAAGAAATTTCCCTGGAAATTGTGGACAACTTTTGGGGGAAAATCactaaagaagaaggaaaattggTTGAAAGCGCTGTCATAACTCAAATCTGTTGCCTCTGCTTTGTGAATGGGAACACAGAATGCTTTTTGACCTTGAATGATCTTGAGCTGCAAAAGCGAAATGAACGCTATTTTGAAAAAGACCCAGAAAAGAAGGGGATTGATATTCTTGACCATCATTTTCATAAGTGTGTGAAAGCACAAGAATTCGAGCAATCAAGAATCATTAAGTTTGTACCGCTGGATGCCTGCCGGTTTGAGCTGATGCGTTTTAAGACTCTGTATAATGGAGAagatcttcccttttccctcaagTCCATGGTGGTTGTCCAGGGGGCCTATGTGGAGCTTCAGGCCTTTGTCAACATGGCCTCATTGGCTCAGAGACCATCCTGTGCCAGTGCCTTGAGGTCCTGTGACAATATCATGATACACTTTCCTGTTCCATCACAGTGGATCAAGGCCCTCTGGACCATGAACCTTCAGAGGCAGAAGTCTCTGAAGGCCAAAATGAATCGCCGGGCATGTCTGGGGAATTTACATGAACCTGAATCTGAACCTGTTATACAGGTCACCGTGGGGTCAGCAAAATATGAGAGTGCCTACCGTGCCATCATATGGAAGATAGACCGGCTTCCTGATAAAAATTCAA gtcCTGATCATCCCCATTGCTTGTCATACAAACTAGAACTTGGATCAGACCAAGAAATTCCCTCTGATTGGTATCCATTTGCTACTGTTCAATTTGGAATGCTGGACACCTGTGCCTCGAGGACAGAGGTCAGGTCTCTGGGGGTGGAGAGTGATGTCCAGCCACAGAAGCATGTTCATCAGAGAGCTTGCTACAACATTCAG gttgaaatagaaaagaagaggaTTAAAATCGATGGAGAAGACCCAGACAGAGCTGATGACTGCGTAACTCAGTAG
- the STON1 gene encoding stonin-1 isoform X1, which produces METPGDTQPAVVSATGNCSLDSWLVTYSGDTAYLIHRQDHSLVPKMCSANPGNWVTFDDDSAFQSSQKSKNLPQENQSICRPNGLKLNLSGAKEFPSGPSSANSTPLSSPIIDFYFSPGPPSNSPLSTPTKDFPGFPGIPKGGTHMLYPIPESSSNSPFTAPGAGSSVLSSKPTCLSHASLPSDHSCTHPAPKVGLPDEVGPPQAESLGFQNDAPQFQYFREDCAFSSPFWKDEGSASQFAFDPSGSRKMYPSRDKEMHLDQKSLNQGSFNYICEKLEHLQSAGDQDSYGNLSMQCLYAEDTASSFVPHTLFRSQPKPGWSFMLRIPEKKNMMSSRQWGPIFLKVLPGGILQMYYEKGLEKPFKELQLDPHCRLSEPKVENFSVAGKIHTVKIEHVSYTEKRKYHSKTEVVHEPDIDQMLKLGSTEYHDFLDFLTTVEEELTKLPPVSKPKKNYEEQEISLEIVDNFWGKITKEEGKLVESAVITQICCLCFVNGNTECFLTLNDLELQKRNERYFEKDPEKKGIDILDHHFHKCVKAQEFEQSRIIKFVPLDACRFELMRFKTLYNGEDLPFSLKSMVVVQGAYVELQAFVNMASLAQRPSCASALRSCDNIMIHFPVPSQWIKALWTMNLQRQKSLKAKMNRRACLGNLHEPESEPVIQVTVGSAKYESAYRAIIWKIDRLPDKNSSPDHPHCLSYKLELGSDQEIPSDWYPFATVQFGMLDTCASRTEVRSLGVESDVQPQKHVHQRACYNIQVEIEKKRIKIDGEDPDRADDCVTQ; this is translated from the exons ATACAGCATATCTGATTCATAGACAAGACCACAGTCTGGTTCCAAAGATGTGTTCTGCAAACCCAGGCAACTGGGTCACATTTGATGATGATTCTGCCTTTCAGTCTTCTCAAAAGTCAAAGAATTTACCTCAGGAGAATCAAAGCATCTGTAGGCCCAATGGACTTAAGCTGAACCTTTCTGGTGCTAAGGAATTTCCCAGCGGACCTTCCTCTGCCAACAGTAcccccctttcctctcccatcATAGACTTTTACTTTAGTCCAGGACCTCCGAGTAATTCTCCTCTTTCTACACCTACCAAGGACTTCCCCGGTTTTCCTGGCATCCCCAAAGGAGGGACTCATATGCTTTATCCTATCCCAGAATCATCCTCAAACAGTCCATTTACAGCACCAGGAGCAGGCTCCTCCGTACTGTCGTCTAAACCGACCTGTTTATCCCATGCTTCCTTACCCAGTGACCACTCATGTACACATCCAGCTCCCAAAGTGGGTCTTCCAGATGAAGTTGGCCCTCCCCAGGCTGAAAGCCTAGGGTTCCAAAATGATGCCCCCCAGTTTCAGTATTTTCGGGAGGACTGTGCTTTTTCAAGTCCATTTTGGAAAGATGAAGGCAGTGCTTCCCAGTTTGCCTTTGACCCTTCAGGAAGCAGAAAGATGTACCCatcaagagacaaagagatgCATCTTGATCAAAAAAGCTTAAATCAGGGTTCATTTAACTACATCTGTGAGAAACTTGAACATCTCCAATCAGCTGGGGACCAAGACTCATATGGAAATTTGTCTATGCAGTGTCTATATGCTGAAGACACCGCCTCTTCCTTTGTCCCCCACACACTTTTCAGGAGTCAGCCAAAACCTGGATGGTCTTTCATGTTGAGAATTCCCGAGAAGAAGAATATGATGTCCTCCCGTCAGTGGGGACCAATTTTTCTAAAAGTCTTACCTGGGGGAATTTTGCAAATGTATTATGAGAAGGGGTTAGAAAAACCATTTAAGGAGTTACAGCTTGATCCACATTGCCGGCTTTCTGAACCCAAAGTTGAGAACTTTAGTGTAGCAGGAAAAATCCATACTGTGAAGATTGAACATGTGTCTtacacagaaaaaaggaaatatcactCTAAGACAGAAGTAGTTCATGAACCAGACATTGACCAGATGCTGAAGTTAGGGTCCACAGAGTACCACGATTTCCTCGACTTCCTGACTACCGTGGAGGAGGAGCTAACAAAGCTGCCACCTgtttcaaaaccaaaaaagaactaCGAGGAACAAGAAATTTCCCTGGAAATTGTGGACAACTTTTGGGGGAAAATCactaaagaagaaggaaaattggTTGAAAGCGCTGTCATAACTCAAATCTGTTGCCTCTGCTTTGTGAATGGGAACACAGAATGCTTTTTGACCTTGAATGATCTTGAGCTGCAAAAGCGAAATGAACGCTATTTTGAAAAAGACCCAGAAAAGAAGGGGATTGATATTCTTGACCATCATTTTCATAAGTGTGTGAAAGCACAAGAATTCGAGCAATCAAGAATCATTAAGTTTGTACCGCTGGATGCCTGCCGGTTTGAGCTGATGCGTTTTAAGACTCTGTATAATGGAGAagatcttcccttttccctcaagTCCATGGTGGTTGTCCAGGGGGCCTATGTGGAGCTTCAGGCCTTTGTCAACATGGCCTCATTGGCTCAGAGACCATCCTGTGCCAGTGCCTTGAGGTCCTGTGACAATATCATGATACACTTTCCTGTTCCATCACAGTGGATCAAGGCCCTCTGGACCATGAACCTTCAGAGGCAGAAGTCTCTGAAGGCCAAAATGAATCGCCGGGCATGTCTGGGGAATTTACATGAACCTGAATCTGAACCTGTTATACAGGTCACCGTGGGGTCAGCAAAATATGAGAGTGCCTACCGTGCCATCATATGGAAGATAGACCGGCTTCCTGATAAAAATTCAA gtcCTGATCATCCCCATTGCTTGTCATACAAACTAGAACTTGGATCAGACCAAGAAATTCCCTCTGATTGGTATCCATTTGCTACTGTTCAATTTGGAATGCTGGACACCTGTGCCTCGAGGACAGAGGTCAGGTCTCTGGGGGTGGAGAGTGATGTCCAGCCACAGAAGCATGTTCATCAGAGAGCTTGCTACAACATTCAG gttgaaatagaaaagaagaggaTTAAAATCGATGGAGAAGACCCAGACAGAGCTGATGACTGCGTAACTCAGTAG
- the STON1 gene encoding stonin-1 isoform X3 gives MCSANPGNWVTFDDDSAFQSSQKSKNLPQENQSICRPNGLKLNLSGAKEFPSGPSSANSTPLSSPIIDFYFSPGPPSNSPLSTPTKDFPGFPGIPKGGTHMLYPIPESSSNSPFTAPGAGSSVLSSKPTCLSHASLPSDHSCTHPAPKVGLPDEVGPPQAESLGFQNDAPQFQYFREDCAFSSPFWKDEGSASQFAFDPSGSRKMYPSRDKEMHLDQKSLNQGSFNYICEKLEHLQSAGDQDSYGNLSMQCLYAEDTASSFVPHTLFRSQPKPGWSFMLRIPEKKNMMSSRQWGPIFLKVLPGGILQMYYEKGLEKPFKELQLDPHCRLSEPKVENFSVAGKIHTVKIEHVSYTEKRKYHSKTEVVHEPDIDQMLKLGSTEYHDFLDFLTTVEEELTKLPPVSKPKKNYEEQEISLEIVDNFWGKITKEEGKLVESAVITQICCLCFVNGNTECFLTLNDLELQKRNERYFEKDPEKKGIDILDHHFHKCVKAQEFEQSRIIKFVPLDACRFELMRFKTLYNGEDLPFSLKSMVVVQGAYVELQAFVNMASLAQRPSCASALRSCDNIMIHFPVPSQWIKALWTMNLQRQKSLKAKMNRRACLGNLHEPESEPVIQVTVGSAKYESAYRAIIWKIDRLPDKNSSPDHPHCLSYKLELGSDQEIPSDWYPFATVQFGMLDTCASRTEVRSLGVESDVQPQKHVHQRACYNIQVEIEKKRIKIDGEDPDRADDCVTQ, from the exons ATGTGTTCTGCAAACCCAGGCAACTGGGTCACATTTGATGATGATTCTGCCTTTCAGTCTTCTCAAAAGTCAAAGAATTTACCTCAGGAGAATCAAAGCATCTGTAGGCCCAATGGACTTAAGCTGAACCTTTCTGGTGCTAAGGAATTTCCCAGCGGACCTTCCTCTGCCAACAGTAcccccctttcctctcccatcATAGACTTTTACTTTAGTCCAGGACCTCCGAGTAATTCTCCTCTTTCTACACCTACCAAGGACTTCCCCGGTTTTCCTGGCATCCCCAAAGGAGGGACTCATATGCTTTATCCTATCCCAGAATCATCCTCAAACAGTCCATTTACAGCACCAGGAGCAGGCTCCTCCGTACTGTCGTCTAAACCGACCTGTTTATCCCATGCTTCCTTACCCAGTGACCACTCATGTACACATCCAGCTCCCAAAGTGGGTCTTCCAGATGAAGTTGGCCCTCCCCAGGCTGAAAGCCTAGGGTTCCAAAATGATGCCCCCCAGTTTCAGTATTTTCGGGAGGACTGTGCTTTTTCAAGTCCATTTTGGAAAGATGAAGGCAGTGCTTCCCAGTTTGCCTTTGACCCTTCAGGAAGCAGAAAGATGTACCCatcaagagacaaagagatgCATCTTGATCAAAAAAGCTTAAATCAGGGTTCATTTAACTACATCTGTGAGAAACTTGAACATCTCCAATCAGCTGGGGACCAAGACTCATATGGAAATTTGTCTATGCAGTGTCTATATGCTGAAGACACCGCCTCTTCCTTTGTCCCCCACACACTTTTCAGGAGTCAGCCAAAACCTGGATGGTCTTTCATGTTGAGAATTCCCGAGAAGAAGAATATGATGTCCTCCCGTCAGTGGGGACCAATTTTTCTAAAAGTCTTACCTGGGGGAATTTTGCAAATGTATTATGAGAAGGGGTTAGAAAAACCATTTAAGGAGTTACAGCTTGATCCACATTGCCGGCTTTCTGAACCCAAAGTTGAGAACTTTAGTGTAGCAGGAAAAATCCATACTGTGAAGATTGAACATGTGTCTtacacagaaaaaaggaaatatcactCTAAGACAGAAGTAGTTCATGAACCAGACATTGACCAGATGCTGAAGTTAGGGTCCACAGAGTACCACGATTTCCTCGACTTCCTGACTACCGTGGAGGAGGAGCTAACAAAGCTGCCACCTgtttcaaaaccaaaaaagaactaCGAGGAACAAGAAATTTCCCTGGAAATTGTGGACAACTTTTGGGGGAAAATCactaaagaagaaggaaaattggTTGAAAGCGCTGTCATAACTCAAATCTGTTGCCTCTGCTTTGTGAATGGGAACACAGAATGCTTTTTGACCTTGAATGATCTTGAGCTGCAAAAGCGAAATGAACGCTATTTTGAAAAAGACCCAGAAAAGAAGGGGATTGATATTCTTGACCATCATTTTCATAAGTGTGTGAAAGCACAAGAATTCGAGCAATCAAGAATCATTAAGTTTGTACCGCTGGATGCCTGCCGGTTTGAGCTGATGCGTTTTAAGACTCTGTATAATGGAGAagatcttcccttttccctcaagTCCATGGTGGTTGTCCAGGGGGCCTATGTGGAGCTTCAGGCCTTTGTCAACATGGCCTCATTGGCTCAGAGACCATCCTGTGCCAGTGCCTTGAGGTCCTGTGACAATATCATGATACACTTTCCTGTTCCATCACAGTGGATCAAGGCCCTCTGGACCATGAACCTTCAGAGGCAGAAGTCTCTGAAGGCCAAAATGAATCGCCGGGCATGTCTGGGGAATTTACATGAACCTGAATCTGAACCTGTTATACAGGTCACCGTGGGGTCAGCAAAATATGAGAGTGCCTACCGTGCCATCATATGGAAGATAGACCGGCTTCCTGATAAAAATTCAA gtcCTGATCATCCCCATTGCTTGTCATACAAACTAGAACTTGGATCAGACCAAGAAATTCCCTCTGATTGGTATCCATTTGCTACTGTTCAATTTGGAATGCTGGACACCTGTGCCTCGAGGACAGAGGTCAGGTCTCTGGGGGTGGAGAGTGATGTCCAGCCACAGAAGCATGTTCATCAGAGAGCTTGCTACAACATTCAG gttgaaatagaaaagaagaggaTTAAAATCGATGGAGAAGACCCAGACAGAGCTGATGACTGCGTAACTCAGTAG